The Lolium perenne isolate Kyuss_39 chromosome 6, Kyuss_2.0, whole genome shotgun sequence genome segment CATATTCCGACGAGTGATAAACATCCCATGTCATGGACCGTAGAAATTATCCTATATATTTGTCCTATGTGTTCGTTTAATACGAATTTATCTTGTGAAGTGCTTTATCCTTGTTATCAGTTTGTTCAAAGTGGCATCAGACAagaagatagagaattttattgcTGTCACATATAAGAAATAACTTTATGATGGTTAGAAAATAAAGTTGTTGGAATATATGGTGTGTGATACACAGATCAGTCGGTGCAAATGATAGTAGCCATAGTGGAAACTGCAAATTTAAAAATAGGAGGAAATAGAGGATCTTTTGGAGTATAAGTTATATTTTCATGATGCATCGGTGATATAAATTTGGTAATTTTTAGTGCCAATAATGTATACTCTTTATTATACATGTGACTATTCACTCACATGTAATATATTGACATTGACGTGTGTTTGGAAAAAAAAGAGGCAGTGGGAACAGACGGACACTGAACTATTAACAAAAGAATCTACGTAACTAACTAACAAAATTGGCTGACATGGCAAGCTTGAGACAAAAGATGGAGGGAAGATAATTAGCATCACACGGCTGTGAATATGCGATAATGTTGCTTTCTATTGTTTCAAGTTAcatcttttttgtttttttagtaTGTATTTAGTCTACTTTAGTGTGTAGATTGACTCACTATGAGATGTATATAGTTTATTTTAGAACATGTAAAATATAAGCATCTTTTATATATGTAAAGCAGAGGGAGtacaaaaataaataaaagaggGCCAGATAGAGTGGCAAAATTTCCCCGTCTGCATGACCCTGCTAGGCTGCTACCGCATCCGCTCTAGCCCCGGATCGGAGAAGGAAGAGCCCATCCATTCGCTAGCTTCCGCTACCTGCGGTTGCTCTGCGGAGAGGGCGGGGGAGAACCGGAGGCCGGTGGCGGCGAAGCCCGTGCCCAACGTCCGAGGTGCGTGCGCGTCCCCGAGTTCTTCTTGGGTCTTGGGTTCTTGCTTTCAGATATGCCTCCGGCGCCCCGTCGCGGTTCCCCTTTCTGATCTTCCTTGATTTCTCCTCTATTTGTGCAGAGATGGGGAACCGGAGGCCACTCAGGGAGATCAACAACGTCGTGGAGGCCACTCAGGGAGATCAACAACTTAGCGAGTCAGCCTGTGAAGGTAACCAACACAAAAGGTGATATGCTATCAGCGAGAATGTCTAAGGAGGATTCTAAGTTCAGATCGTCTCTTCAGGATAAATAAACTACCAACCATAGATTTTCTAATACTCATTAACACTTGAGTAAAGTTATGTGTCTGTAGTCATGACTGTGATCACTACCATATCTCTGAACTCTAGTAATTCTACTAATTAAAAAATATTTCCAACCCTTGAGGAGGATATCCATTATTCCATTCCACACATCAGACATGCTCAGTCAGAGATAAGCACAAATTTTAAAGAAAGTAGGACATGGTGATAAGAATTATGAAGTTATATACCTTAAGCCAGCAAGCACATTCGACCGTCATAATCTGTATCATGCACTTCTTCAACTTCAACAGAGTAGTAAAAATTTGCCGTGGACCCACTCTCTCAATAACACATCTTCCATTGGGCATTGTATGATTGAAACCTAGACATGAAAAGTAGTATGCCTTCCACTCATGATTGGCTTCTTTCACTATCTAGGACCAAATGCATGCTTTCAAATTTGATGGTTTTGGGATGATGAAGAAGCATCAGTTGATAGATTTTAGATAGTCTTCCCATTAAGACGAATGTACGGAACATGGCAAATGTTTAACCATTCCGACCCTCCAGGCTTGAacttatcttcccaatcaagtgcaTAACCCTCTAGAATCAGTTCCTGGAGGTTCGCTGGCACAGTTCCTTGTCCCGGTAACACTTTCTGTGAGTTCACAATTTTAAGTACCCTCAAGGAGGTAAGTCTGCCTAGTGTTGAAGGGAGTCCTCCAAGAAAAAAACAGTATATAAAATCAAGACATTCTACAGATATTAGTTTCCCAAACCATTCTGCCTGCTCCACAGTAAAATGATCAGCCTCCAAGTAAGTGATCATTACATTTCGCAATGAGGGCACAAAGCAATTTCCATGTAATAAGCTGACATCTGTGCATAGAAATATTAAATGGAGTGAACCTTGCTCATCTTGTCTAGTTGACTGGTCTGATACTTCCATAAGAATATCAGGACAACCAGAAATCCCCACTTTCCTAAGGTTGGAGAAGGAGCATATTCCATCAACCAAACGTAGCCCAACACAATTTTCGATTGTTAGATACTCTAGTAACTTGAAATGATGACCAGAGAGTTGGAGTACTTGATTGCAGTCAGCTATCCTTAATGTTTTGAGACATGCCATGAGTTGTGCACATTGTGGTAGTGCTTTGGCATAGTTCCCACAAACTGAAATATCTAGTTCTGACAGGGAAGACATGAATGATAGGTAGGGCACTTCTTCTAGTACAGGGCAATTCAGAAGCTGAAATTTTTTGACGTATGGAAGGAAGGGACCATGATCCTCTTCTACATGTGACCAGACTATCCATGCTCTCATTGAAGAAACTTTGAACTCCTCCAAATTTTGCAGACAACCAAAGGATGCTCCATCAGCATGCTTCACTGATGGCAAGCTATCAAGAGTGAGATTCTTGAGTGAATGGAATTTTCCAAATGGCGGAAGTACCTCTAGAAATCGACAGTTTACAACATGAAGGGACTGAAGATTTGTGAAGACATGGCCTTGTAACATCCAGTCTGGGAATATTCTGGCCCCATAACCTTCAATCTTGAGCTCTTGCAAATTACGGTGTGGCTGCAATCCTTCCAATACATCCCTCAATACAATTTTCCCCTTTAACTCCAAGGATTCAAGATGTTTCTTCTCAATCATATTGGCGTCCTCTGCCTCGTGAACATTCTTAATGATGTGGATATTGTTGATGCTAAGTTTACCTGTTAGCTCTTGCATGTTCttcaattcattgatcatgaatccAGGTTTCTTTCCAGCACTAAAGCTCTCCAGTTCTTGAAGTTGGCTTAGTTGTCCAATAAATGGAATCCTAGAGAGAGCTGTCGCATCAACATACAAGTGTTGTAAGTTGACAAGCTTATTAATGCTGTGAGGAATAGAATCATGTCTGTACCCACGGAGATACAGAACTTTGAGATTGCAAGGGAAGTTGCGCAAATTATTCATTCTTGTGAAGGAGAGATCAAAGAACCTCAATTTTCTCAGGGATGAAATGTTTGGTAGGATTTTTCCTAGCACCTTGAAATAAGATAAGTCCAACACTCGAATGCTTCTTGAATTTGCTAACATGGTGTCAAGAACATCACAAATTTCATCACTATCACATTGACCAAATAGTAAGATTGTCCGCAAATTTTTGTACTTGTTAAGTTCAGGAATGTGCAGTTGAGTACCAACTTGCACAGCTAAGTGGCGAACAGTGGGTGATGCTATCTGTGATGTTCCTTTGTGGAGAAAGTACTCATGTGAAGAAACAGCAATGGCCAGACCTCTTACTAGATCATGCATAGTGTACATCTTGTTATCAAATGTGGGCTGGAAAAATGACCTTTCAACAAGTTCCTCAAACAGTTTACTTCCAACATCCTCTAATCTGGTGCCATCAAATCTGTTGTGCTCGATAAAATCATGAGAAATCCACATATTGACCAATCTTTTTTTATCAAACAAGTAATTGTGTGGAAAGATAGAACAAAAAGCAAAGCTACGTCTCTGTCTGTGTTGTAGGTTCTGATAACTCACTCCCATATACGGAAGGATTCCATGTAAAACTTCAGTAAGATCCCACCAATCGCTCTCCAGGATGCATCTCCACTGATCTGCAGATAATCTAGATCTCAATAAACTTCCTATTACTTTTGCTGCTAATGGCATACCTCCTAGTTTTTGTGCTATTTCCTTACCAATTAGAAGAAGGGTGTGGCTGCTGCTCATAGCAACAACACTAGTAATTCCAAATGCATAATACTGGAAAAGTGGCCAAAAACTCTCCCATGGCAAAGGTGCTAGTGGAACTTGACACATTGTTGATACTCTGTCTGCAACACTTTTGCTTTGTGTTGTTACAAGAACTACACTTCCTGGCACTTCGCAGGCTATGGCAGTGAGCAAAATATTCCAATGGTCACACATGTCATCCCAAACACTGTCTAGCACAAGAAGAAATCTTCCATCCCGTGGGATGACATTTTGAATATTGTTTATAGTTGTTTCCAAACTATCACTGTAATCAAAATATGAATCATTCCCTTTAAAAGAGCATAACATCTCTTGCAATGTCCTCTTTATGCTGAGATGCTTTGAAACATACACCCATGCTCTCTTACAGAAGTGTTCCTTCACATTTGGATGATTGTAAATGACTTGAGCAAGGGTTGTCTTCCCAACCCCGCTCATACCAACAATCGGAAGAACATCAATACCACCAATGCGGCACCTTGCCACAAGTTTTTCTCGTCCACTGCTAGATTCTGCTTCAGTTCCAGATGAACCCAGAATAACTTTTAGTATTAACTCTGAAACTTCATCACGTCCAAATACCTTGACATCAACTGGAAGACGAGAAGTAGTCTCTCCCGCAATTCCCTCCTTCATGGCTATAGAATTACTCTGCTTCACCAGCTCAACAAATGTGCCAGACGTTGCACAAAGGTGGTCCAACTTTTGCACAACACACTCAAGCATTTTTATGGTCTCATTGGGTACAATCAAACTTTTAATGATTCTAACAGATGATGATATGAGCTCGCTCAGCTTGCGTTTTCCTGTCAGTACTTCATGACTGTCAATTCCATCAAGCACATCCTCCACTTCATATGAAGCATCATGAAGGTTCCTTAACCACTTGGCAAGACTAGGGCTGACGATGAGCTGGTTGTCTGCCGCCTCAGCAATAGCCTTTACCATAGTGAGGCGTGATCTGAGTTTGTTGAGAAGCTCTTCAGTAGCATGACTCAGATCGTAATTGCTCTCTAGGAAGTTTATTATCTTGTCAGTGGTGTGTTCAATAATAGCCGATGAGAAACCACTAGCCACCTGGTCTGCAATTGCAAACATCATAACCTGGACCCTGAAATAGTGAGAGGATTTATTATTGTGTATCCCTATTGCAGTTGTAAAAAGTTCTTTCTTCGTAAAGAAAAGATGAAAATATAAGTTGATACTTCTTGATGGTAAATATGACTAAAACTGAAACTAATATTTTCAAGCACACTTTTCTATCTAATGAATCATTTTGTTCAAGACTTGGAACCAAGATCGACAATTTCCTTTTATCAAAGAGAGAAAGTTAGCCCACATAATCaatagagagagagtgtgtgtgtgagtttgaAAACTTTGTGTGTCTGTATGATGCATGGATAACATATACATAGTTGGTATATATTCTTTTAAACATATACTGGCCTATACATTGGTCTCATCACTAAAACACAAGGAAAACCATACGCTCAACACTCCCTTACAAATGAGCTGGAGGCCCTCCGATGGCGCCTGGGTGTCCCAAATAaagtattttttttttctttatccTCCAGCCGGTCCCCGGCCTCCCCTGATCTTGCCCAAACATGCCACTTCAGATCTGGCCAGGCCGATCTGTGTGCGCCAAGGGCTGGCAGCTCCTCTGCGCTTCCTCCATTAATTGTTTGGAGGTGCATATGTCATGGAGCCGAGGTTTATTGGCTGGCCAAAGTTTCATACTGCCCTGCCAGTAGTCTTTCACAGCTGAGCCAACTCGGGCTCCGCTCCCAGGTCGCATGCTCGGGCGACCCTTGAGGGCAAACTCTAGATCGAGCAAGCCCCTCCCTGTCTGCTGCCGCTACCGAGGCTGGCGGTTTTGGCGGCGGGCACATCAAGGCGAGGCCTGTCGGGCCTTCCTCATGCGGGGCGGGGCCATAAGCTGCGCGGCGCGCACTGGCGGTGTCAAGCGGCGGCGCGACAAGATGGAGTGGAGGTGCTGCTCAGGTGGCTCAGCAGGGAAGAATGCGTGCGATGCGAGGACCAAAGGCGGTGGCGCGTCGAGGTGGCGGCACGGTCCCCAAGGTGGCGGCATGGGCTTTCTAGGCCATTAAGGTTATGCAAGTAGTGCAGTAGTGGAGCGTTGGATTCCTGGACGCAGCGGAGGCCGTGCAGGAGCAACGCCAGCGGGGCTCGTTGCTGGTGGTGCGGGCTAGAGGCTTCggttgtaagagcatctccactcgtgcccccgacgaggcccccgagcgacgtttttacggtgaaattcggcccagtcgcaccCCCGGTTTCTCGTTTTCATCCggattggcccttcatccatccggcgagcccacgccatccccggccccccggggcgcgctcggggactccggacgaaagattttggcgcgaaacgtcgtgtggacccgcgtagtcggcgactggaaaaccaaatcctgtcgattttccctccaatttgcttgcatatccccattccctccaatttgcttgcatatccccattctctcccgccgaaattccccaatctcctcgtcttccagctccagttcccggcggcgtcttctcgtccaccaccactctcctcctcgtcctctCGTCCACCAaaatgccgccgaaggcgccggcgaggaagatgcgggcgaagaagacgaagccgccgggcatgtcgaacgccgagtgggcggcggacgagaaacgacgcgaggtggaaacaagcggcagggcggagagggtgaaaaaagccgccgccaagagggcggcggcggcggcccaggacgaacaagcgaggatgATCAGCATGGCCATGGGCGGCGGCAGCATGTTCCCCagccaatggccgacgcaaggtacaaccagttccccgtcgtccttctccccttcgctgtactcgccgtcgccgactgccgtgttccaagagggcgcctacgtccaaccgtccaggtccacgccgtcgccgcccgagcttgacgtcggcggcggcggccagttcgaggacacctcgccggccatgcgacgagggccgctcgcgttcggtgcgatggcggcgccgaacgaagaggagatccacgagatgatcacctccggctccgccgccgccgctgcgagcccggggtttttcatggccgccgccgctgcgtgcccggggttcttcacgcaagaggagcaGAGGGCGACGGCCgctgtggcggcgcgcaacgagcatcgggaggatgtttccgacggaagccaagccgtcgaagaagaagacgaggaagaagaagagccaacacaagccgccgccaacctgtcgaaggggaagaagaagaggaagaaggactcgccgcctgccgaaccgcgtatcaaatggacgccgaaggaagaggagtgcctcgccgaagcttggaagaccgtgtccatgaacggcataatcggggccaatcagtcgttcgacaccggcctgcagttcaagttcctcaacgtctacgcccgcctcgagaactgcgagaagtggaaggaagtccgcacgaccctctcgaagtgcaagaccgagcagtacaaccccgacgctccggcggcaagcgcggcggaagggcgccctgaactcggccagaagaagctcaaagagctcaaaaagacgggcaatcccgccgacaggatgcaggcgtcgatcgacaagtgctgggccgacttgaggtcgcacgccgacgggaggaacgacaagttcgacggcaggtggcgggagatgctcgccaaccaaggcgtctggatcgccctgctgaagacgacggcggcggcgaagaagaggaacacagacttggcgttcctcatgggcggcggcgacatggaactgatggacgaggagacgaggaattggtaccagggccaccgcagcgacatcctccgagccactccggccagtccttcgtcgtctccgccggctcctacctcgtctgcctcaccatctacctcgtcgactgcggctgcttcgacgtccactgccgctgcttcatcgtcggccgccgcagccgcttcggccacgacgtgtgaggaaactggtccgtcggacaccgccgtgccggccgggactgccgacgagcctgtctccgtgtaatttccctccgatcgccgatctgtggctgatccttttgctccttttgccgatcaactggccgtacttgtagcgcgggacggcgatttgtttgaatttaaactctatccgccgaactccgggtggacgactggaaatacggtactccccacgacttattttcgtccaatccggcggttgtttcgtccggatttgggcgtggggagcgccaacgagtggggatgctctaagttgTAACACAACTGTCGGGGGGCTGCGGGAAGGAGAGATCTCGTTCGTGCGGGTCATAGGACTTACACGACACTTCATATGCGATGGTCTAGTGTTGCGGTGGCGGTCGTGTCTGAAAGATTGTTGCACTAGCCAACTAaatctttttttcttttgtttttaaaaCTGCGTGAGTAGCATCTTGAACTTGAGAtctcttggctctgataccatgaaagatTGTTGCACTAGTCAATTAAATCAAAAGTCTGAACTGATAGAAAGAGACTAGGcaatatatttatattcaatagtGTGAACATGAACGGTATCCTTGTATGGCTGGTAGGGAGGGAAGTGTGAAGTTATACGGGTGAAAATCTTGCCTTCCTTCGGTCGATGCTAGCGACGACGGCGACCGCGGGTGTCGTTCCCCTCCTTGGAGAGGCATTGCCAAGGTTTGTTAaaacttctctttctctctcccaTTTTTTTGGTAGATGACTCGGGTGAAAGCCTTGGTCCAGAGTTGGGAGCATCCCGTTTGGAGACATGACATAGAGGTTCATGGTTACCCTCCTCCGGAGCTCGCCGTTGTCCAAGGTCATTCTTCAGGGGCATAATGCACGACATTTTCGGTGAGTCCAAGGCGATGCCTTCACATGACCAACCAAGTTCCGCCAGCTATCTCCTTTAGATGGTGCATCGACAAGGAGATTTCTTTTGGAGATGTTGGTCTTCGAATGCATCTGGACTCTCGGTCGAGACGAGGCTTTCTTGTTTAGCTTAGGAGAGGCTCTTTCATCTTGTGTTGTTGTTTTGTCGGTGGTGGATGTCTTCGGACTAACCGGTGTGGAGTTGTTGCTACGCTCGTGGTAGTATTCTTGTACTCAAACATCTATCTTCTATAAAAGTATGGCATTTCTTTGACGTAGTCTCGAAAAAAGTCTTCATAGAGAAGTGCAATTGTACTCATGGAACTCTAGTTCAGATGGGTCCAGTTCGTGCGTGTCCACAATGTTATGGATATACTTCATGGGTATACCAGTGATAAAGTCTAATACCAGCAAGCCCAAATGGCTCACAGATGATGGTTTGGCCATAATTGTTGATTAACCATTATGGGAAGTCCAGGATCAGAAGGTCTATTCGGATCTGCACCGACATAGTTGGTTGGATCCATACCGACATAGGTTAGTCGGATCATTACATGCACGAAAAGTTGTAGCTAGTTAGGATAGTTTTAGTAGAGTCCAACCTAGACTACTCCTTGTAAACCCTAGTACTTTGCGCCTTATAGGTAGGATCTTGGGCTATCTCATTGTAATTGCGCATCTTTTGTCTTTATAGTGAATTATAGCAACATATAAGGTTTTGCCACCGTTGCGATAtctgaagctgggtaactcgtaaCTCACAGTGCCGGTAGCTCCTGCCTTTCGTCCACCTCTCTCTCCATGCTGTGAGGTACCCTCAGTGATGTACTTGCCATTCACACGACGACACAAACCTTTTTCCATACAGCTTTTAGGAAATGTGCAGTGAAGCCTTGCTTTTCCGTCGGCACCATCGGGCACGTCAAGTCATCATCTCGCTCGTGATTACCAAGGATAGTATGACTAGAAGACCAGAAGATCTTGATAGCTTGTTTGTTCTATGAGATTAAGACGATGCTTTGTAGAATATTATGCAAGTACAACTATCAAAATTGTAAATGTGAAGGCTGTGACCATGTGTTTGGTGATTTGCAGCAACATCCTTTGCAAATCGGGCAACGGCACTACGTGACTTCATTTTTTGTGGTGTTTTTTGATTAACAATGAAAACTCTATGTCTCATCTTTATTGGTTGTACCTAGCAATGACACACTCCCTGCCGCTTCCTTCAATAAGGCACTGTTTGGAGAGCTCTAACTTTATACATGATCTGTTAGGAGTGCCGGTGTATTGTTTTTTATGGAGTCGTCACTATTGGAGAAATTCTTATGCAATGCGGATGTTCCAAATTTTCGTGGTTTGGGTAAAGTTGCCACGAGTCACTAATTACCATGATGGTTCTTCTTTTTTTGGCTATGGGCATCCATATTGTCTTGACATGGTCGTGATATTATATCGGTGCATGGACtaagtgtaattggtatctcttgatATATTTCTTTTGCAATAAAAGTATAAATACGACTAAGATATTAGGTGTGTCAGCTATCAAGTTTGTGAAACATACttgtttctcttttttatataaagAGAATATATTTGTACATAGACGATACCAAATATTCCCAGCTTTTACATGAACATAATGGTGAGAGCTAGTATAGACACGAGAGAAACTCAGCCAAAAGGGaaacaaaaaaaagagagagagaaagaaaaagaccCCGGTGAGAGAGATCAGAGACTTGCAACAACATGAATAAACCACCACCACTAAGGACACCTTGGCTCCGAGAAAGATTCTCCATAGAGACACCTCTAAAAGGTTAATAATGCACAAGGGTTGTTATTGATCGGTCTCGACATTATAGTCAGATTATTGTTTTTTCACTCTCTAGAGATTCAATTTTTGTACAATTTCTACAACAACAAAAATGGTTAATCATGTGTAGTCAAACAAAGTCAACATGTGTATCCACCCCCACTCCTCAAGAAAACTACTATTGTTTGCCGATCGTCAAACTAACAGTCATCACGTGGATGGTTTTGATGTATACAATGCCACATAATGAAACCATTTGCACACAATGAACAGTGAATCTTCATCTTCTAATCATCCTCTCCTTATCTTCAGAGAGTAGTAGATCTTCAAACGGAAGTACGCAACTCCCGTGATAATCCATACATCAAAATCTTGGTTCGTAATAGGGGCCATCGAGAAGATACCCAAGGTTTCAACACTATGTTGTTGACTTCACCAATCACCCAAGCACGAAGCCTTCTACGGCATTGACGATGTATCTAAGTTTTCGTATTAGATCGAGGTGCACTTTGTGGTGGATCAAGACGCAGTGGGTGTCACCCTTGGGGCATGGGCCATCTAGGACCTTTGGACAGGTAGCGACACTAGGCCACAAGTAGCTGCCATAGCCAAAGTGGCCTAGCATACGATGCGATACGGTGCAATCTAGCAACAAAATATGGCCACAACCATGTGGTGGGTTGCCAATGCGATCTTGGATTGCAATTCGGAAGGAGAAACCAGAAGCGCCACACACGTCGTCCACCAAACGAGTTGCTACCATTAGACAGTCGCGCCGTCACCTTCCATTGACGAGCCGGAGAACCGCCTCCTCGAATCCCCAACCCAAGCGCCCCATCATCCACACGCGGTGACCTCCACTAGGAGAGAGCGCCCCACCACACTTTGGTAGCCAGAACCTGTTGGTAGCAGGCCCGCCACCGCGCTGCTCAGGGCAACGACAGCAGCTATAGAGGGAGCCGATAGGGAGGCGCTTAAGCCGGTTCAAGGTTTCACTCCTCGCGTCGCTCGAGGCAACGAGAGTGGTATATCATGTATGTTCTGCTGCCTAGTGTTAAATAGCTCTGCCCTACTTTTTTGATCACACCATGCTTATTTTTAGGGAGGTGAATGTATAAGGACACTCGTGCACCAGTTTTTGTGTGTCCAAATCGTATTCTGTGTTGCCGTCGTATTAAGGCTTGTCGGGCCTTGTTTGGACGCTAACTCTATACCATATAATCGTACTAAAGCTAAGAAGATACATGAAATGGCAACAATTTCATGTTGTAACCAAAACAACGATGCACTTTTTTGATAAAAGGGAATAAATAAATATCGAGAGATACTAATTACATCCAGCTTCTGAAATAATGCAATACCCTAATGACGGTATAGatgcaaacaaacaaaaaaagaaaaataacaaacaaaataaaataatctAACAACAAtatatccaccaccaagacaacacctgaaactcTAGACACTCTAAAAGCGATGCCTTTAGGATGGGAACAGTGCACAAGCGTCATCGTCGCccaatcaaagatcttaggttttcaccctgaagataatccccgctctcaaaacaataccTTCAACCAAGTCAtttccaggcacaaccaattaaggtctGACCTTGAATTTTCACCCCGCACTTACATACTGTTGCTATGAAATTCAGAGCACCAAACAAATCCCGCAACATCTACTTTATAGAATTCTAGTAGTAGATTAGTCGATCAATCACCCATAACCAGCATTTTGTAGGCATCCTTAATGAGCATCCTGGGATAATTCCCCCGACCCCCGCCAACAGAAGGCGCGATACATCATCTCAGTGCAATCCCGCATTTGCTTTATTGAAGTAAAAAAATTTAAGCGCAATAAAACAAAAAAATCCCAGTGGAAAAAGAAGTCCGGAGACCTCTTTCATTCAGGATTCAAGGCATCTTTTGCTTTCCGATATATTTTGGGCATGATTTTGTTCCGTTTGCGTTGAGCAGTGGCATGAAAATGGCTACCTTTTTCTAACATGTCCGTATGCATCCTCACCTTTCCCAGCGGTAGTATATATTATTTTATCGGTAAAGGAAGATCCCTTTTGTGTGCTAGGAGTGGCTAGCATATAAACACTTCATTAATCATTGAGGAAAGAGAGAGGCAAGCCAGGCCACGCACGACCGTGCAAACACATTCACACTGTAAATTTGGTTTAGAAATGCGTACCCTTAGTAAACATAAGGCTATGAgcccggctttatatataaagccccaACGGAACCGCAAAAGCGTCAGATACAACACACCCAAGATCTCAACAAGTCTGCACGGCAACCCTGCCTAGGCCAGCACACATGCCCACACGAAGTACTCACGGAGATACATCAAATGACAAGCCCTGGAGCGGGTCGAAAACAGTAATAGCATAGCACAAGCAGTCTCTGACGGCGTCTTCTACCATCCGGCTCTACTCCTCGCGTGCAGCAGTCGTACCGCCTCGAGCGCCTCGTCCAGCAGCGCCCTGTCCCTCCGTCTGACCAGTACCCTCCAAGACTGCATGTGAAGCATCATATGGTAGAAGGCGTCAGTCGGGTTGTTAATCAGCTTTCCTTCAATAGTTAGTTTATTCCTAATGTTCCAAAGAGACCAAGACATGGCCGCAAAGGTGAACCAAACTAAACTACGAAGAGGGCCTGAAATGCCCTGAGCTAGCGCAATGAAATCCCCTATCCCGCCCGGGTTCCATTCGCAGTGCAGCAGTTCCCTAACTCCCGCCTACATGAATCCCGccatgtggcaagtgaagaagatgTGGTTGCAGTCTTCCACCTCTCCGCACAAGGAGCATCGGCCATTAGACGGAGCACGCCGCTTGGCCACCTGCTCAGACGATGGTAGCTTGCCCCTGATAAGCTGCCAAAGAAACACCTTGATTTTTGGAGGCACCCGTGCCCGCCAAACATCTCTAAAGTGTGACACCGACGCCCCCTGCGTCAGTCCGTAGTAAACCGACTTAGCCGAGAACATCCCTGAGGGTTCCAAGGACCAGGAAACTACGTCGTGTTGGTCATCAGTGGGGA includes the following:
- the LOC127308327 gene encoding putative disease resistance protein RGA1 isoform X2; amino-acid sequence: MMFAIADQVASGFSSAIIEHTTDKIINFLESNYDLSHATEELLNKLRSRLTMVKAIAEAADNQLIVSPSLAKWLRNLHDASYEVEDVLDGIDSHEVLTGKRKLSELISSSVRIIKSLIVPNETIKMLECVVQKLDHLCATSGTFVELVKQSNSIAMKEGIAGETTSRLPVDVKVFGRDEVSELILKVILGSSGTEAESSSGREKLVARCRIGGIDVLPIVGMSGVGKTTLAQVIYNHPNVKEHFCKRAWVYVSKHLSIKRTLQEMLCSFKGNDSYFDYSDSLETTINNIQNVIPRDGRFLLVLDSVWDDMCDHWNILLTAIACEVPGSVVLVTTQSKSVADRVSTMCQVPLAPLPWESFWPLFQYYAFGITSVVAMSSSHTLLLIDQWRCILESDWWDLTEVLHGILPYMGVSYQNLQHRQRRSFAFCSIFPHNYLFDKKRLVNMWISHDFIEHNRFDGTRLEDVGSKLFEELVERSFFQPTFDNKMYTMHDLVRGLAIAVSSHEYFLHKGTSQIASPTVRHLAVQVGTQLHIPELNKYKNLRTILLFGQCDSDEICDVLDTMLANSRSIRVLDLSYFKVLGKILPNISSLRKLRFFDLSFTRMNNLRNFPCNLKVLYLRGYRHDSIPHSINKLVNLQHLYVDATALSRIPFIGQLSQLQELESFSAGKKPGFMINELKNMQELTGKLSINNIHIIKNVHEAEDANMIEKKHLESLELKGKIVLRDVLEGLQPHRNLQELKIEGYGARIFPDWMLQGHVFTNLQSLHVVNCRFLEVLPPFGKFHSLKNLTLDSLPSVKHADGASFGCLQNLEEFKVSSMRAWIVWSHVEEDHGPFLPYVKKFQLLNCPVLEEVPYLSFMSSLSELDISVCGNYAKALPQCAQLMACLKTLRIADCNQVLQLSGHHFKLLEYLTIENCVGLRLVDGICSFSNLRKVGISGCPDILMEVSDQSTRQDEQGSLHLIFLCTDVSLLHGNCFVPSLRNVMITYLEADHFTVEQAEWFGKLISVECLDFIYCFFLGGLPSTLGRLTSLRVLKIVNSQKVLPGQGTVPANLQELILEGYALDWEDKFKPGGSEWLNICHVPYIRLNGKTI